In one Camelus ferus isolate YT-003-E chromosome 14, BCGSAC_Cfer_1.0, whole genome shotgun sequence genomic region, the following are encoded:
- the PCDH8 gene encoding protocadherin-8 isoform X2: MGLGNMSPARRGGSPCLFPLQLFSLCWVLSVAQSKTVRYSTFEEDAPGTVIGTLAEDLHMKVSGDTSFRLMKQFNSSLIRVREGDGQLTVGDAGLDRERLCGQAPQCVLAFDVVSFSQEQFRLVHVEVEVRDINDHAPRFPRAQIPVEVSEGAAVGTRIPLEVPVDEDVGANGLQSVRLAEPHSPFRVELQTRADGAQCADLVLLQELDRESQAAYSLELVAQDGGRPPRSATAALSVRVLDANDHSPAFPQGAVAEVELAEDAPVGSLLLDLDAADPDEGPNGDVVFAFGARTPPEARRLFRLDPRSGRLTLAGPVDYERQDTYELDVRAQDRGPGPLAATCKVIVRIRDVNDNAPDIAITPLAAPGAPAASSFAPAGAALGGADATSSTGPGTPEAGAISLVPEGAARESLVALVSTSDRDSGANGQVRCALYGHEHFRLQPAYAGSYLVVTAASLDRERIAEYNLTLVAEDRGAPPLRTVRPYTVRVSDENDNAPLFTRPVYEVSVRENNPPGAYLATVAARDPDLGRNGQVTYRLLEAEVGRAGGAVSTYVSVDPATGAIYALRSFDYETLRQLDVRIQASDGGSPQLSSSALVQVRVLDQNDHAPVLVHPAPANGSLEVAVPGRTARDTAVARVQARDADEGANGELAFDLLQQEPREAFAIGRRTGEIVLTGDLSQEPPGRVFRALLVISDGGRPPLSTTATVSFVVTAGGGRGLVSPASAGNPERSRPPGSRLAASGPALQWDTPLIVIIVLAGSCTLLLAAIIAIATTCNRRKKEPYGASPGFGKEPAPPVAVWKGHSFNTISGREAEKFSGKDSGKGDSDFNDSDSDISGDALKKDLINHMQSGLWACTAECKILGHSDRCWSPSCGGGPSTHASTHPPAQMSTFCKSTSLPRDPLRRDNYYQAQLPKTVGLQSVYEKVLHRDYDRTVTLLSPPRPGRLPDLQEIGVPLYQSPPGRYLSPKKEANENV; the protein is encoded by the exons ATGGGGCTTGGCAACATGAGTCCAGCGAGGCGCGGGGGCAgcccctgccttttccccttgCAGCTTTTCAGCCTCTGCTGGGTGCTGTCAGTGGCCCAGAGCAAGACAGTGCGATACAGCACCTTCGAGGAGGATGCCCCCGGCACGGTCATCGGGACCCTGGCTGAAGACCTGCATATGAAAGTGTCCGGAGACACAAGCTTCCGCCTGATGAAGCAGTTCAACAGCTCGCTGATTCGGGTGCGCGAGGGCGACGGGCAGCTGACCGTCGGAGACGCGGGCCTGGACCGCGAGCGGCTGTGCGGCCAAGCCCCACAGTGCGTGTTGGCCTTCGACGTGGTCAGCTTCTCGCAGGAGCAGTTCCGGCTGGTGCAcgtggaggtggaggtgagggacATCAACGACCACGCGCCGCGCTTTCCCCGGGCCCAGATCCCCGTGGAGGTGTCGGAGGGTGCGGCCGTGGGCACGCGCATCCCGCTGGAGGTGCCGGTGGACGAGGACGTGGGCGCCAACGGGCTGCAGAGCGTGCGTCTGGCCGAGCCGCACAGCCCCTTCCGCGTGGAGCTGCAGACGCGAGCGGACGGCGCCCAGTGCGCGGACCTGGTGCTGCTGCAGGAGCTGGACCGCGAGAGCCAGGCCGCTTACAGCCTGGAGCTAGTGGCCCAGGATGGGGGCCGTCCGCCGCGCTCCGCCACGGCTGCCCTCAGCGTGCGCGTGCTGGACGCCAACGACCACAGTCCGGCCTTCCCGCAGGGCGCCGTGGCCGAGGTGGAGCTTGCAGAGGACGCGCCGGTGGGCTCTCTGCTACTCGACCTGGACGCAGCCGACCCCGACGAAGGCCCCAACGGCGACGTGGTGTTCGCCTTCGGCGCCCGCACCCCGCCCGAGGCTCGCCGCCTCTTCCGCCTCGACCCGCGCTCGGGCCGTCTCACCCTGGCCGGGCCCGTGGACTACGAGCGCCAGGACACTTACGAACTGGACGTGCGGGCGCAGGACCGCGGCCCCGGGCCGCTCGCAGCCACTTGCAAGGTCATCGTGCGCATCCGCGACGTGAATGACAACGCACCTGACATCGCCATCACCCCCCTGGCCGCCCCGGGCGCGCCTGCCGCCTCTTCCTTCGCCCCCGCCGGCGCCGCTCTCGGGGGAGCGGACGCGACCTCGTCGACCGGGCCCGGGACGCCAGAAGCTGGCGCCATCTCACTGGTGCCAGAGGGGGCGGCGCGCGAGAGCCTGGTGGCGCTGGTCAGCACCTCGGACAGGGACTCGGGCGCCAACGGGCAGGTGCGCTGCGCCCTCTATGGGCACGAGCACTTCCGGCTGCAGCCGGCCTACGCCGGCAGCTACCTGGTGGTGACTGCTGCGTCCCTGGACCGCGAGCGCATCGCCGAGTACAACCTGACGCTGGTGGCCGAGGACCGCGGCGCGCCCCCACTACGCACTGTGCGGCCCTACACCGTGCGCGTGAGCGACGAGAACGACAACGCGCCGCTCTTCACGCGGCCGGTCTATGAGGTATCAGTCCGTGAGAACAACCCGCCAGGAGCCTACTTGGCCACGGTGGCCGCCAGGGACCCAGACCTGGGCCGCAACGGCCAGGTCACCTACAGGCTGCTGGAGGCCGAGGTGGGCCGCGCTGGGGGGGCCGTGTCCACCTATGTCTCCGTGGACCCGGCTACGGGGGCCATCTACGCACTGCGCAGCTTTGACTATGAAACTCTTCGCCAGCTCGACGTGCGCATCCAGGCGAGCGATGGCGGCTCCCCCCAGCTCTCCAGCAGTGCTCTGGTGCAAGTACGGGTGCTGGACCAGAACGACCACGCACCGGTCCTCGTGCACCCAGCGCCGGCGAACGGCTCCCTGGAAGTGGCGGTCCCTGGGCGCACCGCAAGGGACACGGCCGTGGCGCGCGTGCAGGCCCGGGACGCGGACGAGGGCGCCAACGGGGAGCTGGCGTTCGACCTGCTGCAGCAGGAGCCGCGAGAAGCCTTCGCCATCGGCCGCCGCACGGGGGAGATCGTGCTCACCGGTGACCTTTCCCAGGAGCCGCCAGGCCGCGTGTTCCGGGCGTTGCTGGTCATATCCGACGGCGGCCGCCCCCCGCTCTCCACTACCGCCACTGTCAGCTTCGTGGTGACAGCAGGCGGCGGGCGCGGCCTGGTGTCGCCGGCCAGTGCAGGGAACCCAGAGCGCTCTCGCCCGCCCGGCTCGCGGCTCGCGGCGTCGGGGCCAGCATTACAATGGGACACGCCGCTGATCGTCATCATCGTGCTGGCCGGGAGCTGCACGCTGCTGCTGGCCGCCATCATCGCCATCGCCACCACCTGCAACCGCCGCAAGAAGGAG CCCTACGGTGCCTCTCCTGGCTTCGGAAAGGAGCCGGCGCCCCCAGTGGCAGTCTGGAAAGGACATTCTTTCAACACCATCTCCGGCCGAGAAGCTGAGAAGTTCAGCGGCAAAGACAGCGGCAAAGGGGACAGTGATTTCAACGACAGCGATTCCGACATCAGCGGGGACGCTCTGAAGAAGGATCTCATCAACCACATGCAGAGTG GACTGTGGGCGTGCACCGCGGAGTGTAAGATCCTGGGCCATTCTGACCGCTGCTGGAGCCCTTCCTGCGGTGGAGGGCCCAGCACACACGCCTCCACTCACCCACCAGCCCAGATGTCAACTTTCTGTAAGAGCACATCCCTGCCCCGGGATCCCCTGCGCAGGGACAATTACTACCAGGCCCAGCTACCCAAGACAGTGGGGCTGCAGAGTGTCTATGAGAAAGTGCTACACAGAGACTATGACAGGACAGTcactctgctctcccctcctcgTCCAGGGAGGCTCCCAGACTTGCAGGAGATCGGGGTACCCCTCTATCAGTCTCCTCCTGGCAGGTACCTGTCCCCAAAGAAGGAAGCCAATGAAAATGTGTAA
- the PCDH8 gene encoding protocadherin-8 isoform X1 — protein MGLGNMSPARRGGSPCLFPLQLFSLCWVLSVAQSKTVRYSTFEEDAPGTVIGTLAEDLHMKVSGDTSFRLMKQFNSSLIRVREGDGQLTVGDAGLDRERLCGQAPQCVLAFDVVSFSQEQFRLVHVEVEVRDINDHAPRFPRAQIPVEVSEGAAVGTRIPLEVPVDEDVGANGLQSVRLAEPHSPFRVELQTRADGAQCADLVLLQELDRESQAAYSLELVAQDGGRPPRSATAALSVRVLDANDHSPAFPQGAVAEVELAEDAPVGSLLLDLDAADPDEGPNGDVVFAFGARTPPEARRLFRLDPRSGRLTLAGPVDYERQDTYELDVRAQDRGPGPLAATCKVIVRIRDVNDNAPDIAITPLAAPGAPAASSFAPAGAALGGADATSSTGPGTPEAGAISLVPEGAARESLVALVSTSDRDSGANGQVRCALYGHEHFRLQPAYAGSYLVVTAASLDRERIAEYNLTLVAEDRGAPPLRTVRPYTVRVSDENDNAPLFTRPVYEVSVRENNPPGAYLATVAARDPDLGRNGQVTYRLLEAEVGRAGGAVSTYVSVDPATGAIYALRSFDYETLRQLDVRIQASDGGSPQLSSSALVQVRVLDQNDHAPVLVHPAPANGSLEVAVPGRTARDTAVARVQARDADEGANGELAFDLLQQEPREAFAIGRRTGEIVLTGDLSQEPPGRVFRALLVISDGGRPPLSTTATVSFVVTAGGGRGLVSPASAGNPERSRPPGSRLAASGPALQWDTPLIVIIVLAGSCTLLLAAIIAIATTCNRRKKEVRKGGSRREERPGAAGGGASAPGSPEEAARGAGPRPNMFDVLTFPGSGKAPFGSPAADAPPPAVAAAEVPGSEGGSATGESSCHFEGQQRLHGAHAEPYGASPGFGKEPAPPVAVWKGHSFNTISGREAEKFSGKDSGKGDSDFNDSDSDISGDALKKDLINHMQSGLWACTAECKILGHSDRCWSPSCGGGPSTHASTHPPAQMSTFCKSTSLPRDPLRRDNYYQAQLPKTVGLQSVYEKVLHRDYDRTVTLLSPPRPGRLPDLQEIGVPLYQSPPGRYLSPKKEANENV, from the exons ATGGGGCTTGGCAACATGAGTCCAGCGAGGCGCGGGGGCAgcccctgccttttccccttgCAGCTTTTCAGCCTCTGCTGGGTGCTGTCAGTGGCCCAGAGCAAGACAGTGCGATACAGCACCTTCGAGGAGGATGCCCCCGGCACGGTCATCGGGACCCTGGCTGAAGACCTGCATATGAAAGTGTCCGGAGACACAAGCTTCCGCCTGATGAAGCAGTTCAACAGCTCGCTGATTCGGGTGCGCGAGGGCGACGGGCAGCTGACCGTCGGAGACGCGGGCCTGGACCGCGAGCGGCTGTGCGGCCAAGCCCCACAGTGCGTGTTGGCCTTCGACGTGGTCAGCTTCTCGCAGGAGCAGTTCCGGCTGGTGCAcgtggaggtggaggtgagggacATCAACGACCACGCGCCGCGCTTTCCCCGGGCCCAGATCCCCGTGGAGGTGTCGGAGGGTGCGGCCGTGGGCACGCGCATCCCGCTGGAGGTGCCGGTGGACGAGGACGTGGGCGCCAACGGGCTGCAGAGCGTGCGTCTGGCCGAGCCGCACAGCCCCTTCCGCGTGGAGCTGCAGACGCGAGCGGACGGCGCCCAGTGCGCGGACCTGGTGCTGCTGCAGGAGCTGGACCGCGAGAGCCAGGCCGCTTACAGCCTGGAGCTAGTGGCCCAGGATGGGGGCCGTCCGCCGCGCTCCGCCACGGCTGCCCTCAGCGTGCGCGTGCTGGACGCCAACGACCACAGTCCGGCCTTCCCGCAGGGCGCCGTGGCCGAGGTGGAGCTTGCAGAGGACGCGCCGGTGGGCTCTCTGCTACTCGACCTGGACGCAGCCGACCCCGACGAAGGCCCCAACGGCGACGTGGTGTTCGCCTTCGGCGCCCGCACCCCGCCCGAGGCTCGCCGCCTCTTCCGCCTCGACCCGCGCTCGGGCCGTCTCACCCTGGCCGGGCCCGTGGACTACGAGCGCCAGGACACTTACGAACTGGACGTGCGGGCGCAGGACCGCGGCCCCGGGCCGCTCGCAGCCACTTGCAAGGTCATCGTGCGCATCCGCGACGTGAATGACAACGCACCTGACATCGCCATCACCCCCCTGGCCGCCCCGGGCGCGCCTGCCGCCTCTTCCTTCGCCCCCGCCGGCGCCGCTCTCGGGGGAGCGGACGCGACCTCGTCGACCGGGCCCGGGACGCCAGAAGCTGGCGCCATCTCACTGGTGCCAGAGGGGGCGGCGCGCGAGAGCCTGGTGGCGCTGGTCAGCACCTCGGACAGGGACTCGGGCGCCAACGGGCAGGTGCGCTGCGCCCTCTATGGGCACGAGCACTTCCGGCTGCAGCCGGCCTACGCCGGCAGCTACCTGGTGGTGACTGCTGCGTCCCTGGACCGCGAGCGCATCGCCGAGTACAACCTGACGCTGGTGGCCGAGGACCGCGGCGCGCCCCCACTACGCACTGTGCGGCCCTACACCGTGCGCGTGAGCGACGAGAACGACAACGCGCCGCTCTTCACGCGGCCGGTCTATGAGGTATCAGTCCGTGAGAACAACCCGCCAGGAGCCTACTTGGCCACGGTGGCCGCCAGGGACCCAGACCTGGGCCGCAACGGCCAGGTCACCTACAGGCTGCTGGAGGCCGAGGTGGGCCGCGCTGGGGGGGCCGTGTCCACCTATGTCTCCGTGGACCCGGCTACGGGGGCCATCTACGCACTGCGCAGCTTTGACTATGAAACTCTTCGCCAGCTCGACGTGCGCATCCAGGCGAGCGATGGCGGCTCCCCCCAGCTCTCCAGCAGTGCTCTGGTGCAAGTACGGGTGCTGGACCAGAACGACCACGCACCGGTCCTCGTGCACCCAGCGCCGGCGAACGGCTCCCTGGAAGTGGCGGTCCCTGGGCGCACCGCAAGGGACACGGCCGTGGCGCGCGTGCAGGCCCGGGACGCGGACGAGGGCGCCAACGGGGAGCTGGCGTTCGACCTGCTGCAGCAGGAGCCGCGAGAAGCCTTCGCCATCGGCCGCCGCACGGGGGAGATCGTGCTCACCGGTGACCTTTCCCAGGAGCCGCCAGGCCGCGTGTTCCGGGCGTTGCTGGTCATATCCGACGGCGGCCGCCCCCCGCTCTCCACTACCGCCACTGTCAGCTTCGTGGTGACAGCAGGCGGCGGGCGCGGCCTGGTGTCGCCGGCCAGTGCAGGGAACCCAGAGCGCTCTCGCCCGCCCGGCTCGCGGCTCGCGGCGTCGGGGCCAGCATTACAATGGGACACGCCGCTGATCGTCATCATCGTGCTGGCCGGGAGCTGCACGCTGCTGCTGGCCGCCATCATCGCCATCGCCACCACCTGCAACCGCCGCAAGAAGGAGGTGCGCAAAGGGGGGTCCCGCCGGGAAGAGCGGcccggggcggcgggcggcggagCCTCGGCTCCCGGCTCCCCGGAGGAGGCCGCCCGGGGAGCCGGGCCCAGGCCCAACATGTTCGACGTGCTCACCTTCCCTGGCAGCGGCAAAGCGCCCTTTGGCAGCCCCGCGGCCGACGCGCCCCCGCCCGCGGTCGCCGCGGCCGAAGTGCCGGGCTCGGAGGGCGGCAGTGCCACCGGGGAAAGCTCCTGTCACTTCGAGGGGCAGCAGCGGCTCCACGGCGCACACGCCGAG CCCTACGGTGCCTCTCCTGGCTTCGGAAAGGAGCCGGCGCCCCCAGTGGCAGTCTGGAAAGGACATTCTTTCAACACCATCTCCGGCCGAGAAGCTGAGAAGTTCAGCGGCAAAGACAGCGGCAAAGGGGACAGTGATTTCAACGACAGCGATTCCGACATCAGCGGGGACGCTCTGAAGAAGGATCTCATCAACCACATGCAGAGTG GACTGTGGGCGTGCACCGCGGAGTGTAAGATCCTGGGCCATTCTGACCGCTGCTGGAGCCCTTCCTGCGGTGGAGGGCCCAGCACACACGCCTCCACTCACCCACCAGCCCAGATGTCAACTTTCTGTAAGAGCACATCCCTGCCCCGGGATCCCCTGCGCAGGGACAATTACTACCAGGCCCAGCTACCCAAGACAGTGGGGCTGCAGAGTGTCTATGAGAAAGTGCTACACAGAGACTATGACAGGACAGTcactctgctctcccctcctcgTCCAGGGAGGCTCCCAGACTTGCAGGAGATCGGGGTACCCCTCTATCAGTCTCCTCCTGGCAGGTACCTGTCCCCAAAGAAGGAAGCCAATGAAAATGTGTAA